In Azospirillum sp. TSA2s, one genomic interval encodes:
- a CDS encoding DUF2336 domain-containing protein, whose amino-acid sequence MSDGFKSGHLTQQDVARLLADPSPNSRTDLAAKLAQQFDSPVLSQSERMLAEDIIRVMVTDTVLRVRQTLAENLKSSPSLPRDVALTLARDVEAVAIPVLSVSTVLTPADLVEIVRTGAEAKSTAIAQRPTVPAVVADALIESGSEHAVAALVANEGAELGEQSLGRVIDRFGASEAVQDPLVHRSKLPITIAERLVAVVSERLRQHLVSHHELPSKVASELILQSRERATVALFTGESDEGALDRLVTQLARTGRLTPSLLVRSLCTGDIAFFEMAMSRMANVPLTNARLLIHDAGRLGLKSLYDKAKLPPALLPACRIAIDVLKETPYDGEPGDRERHRRRVIERILTQYEDLAPEDLEFLLAKLGDMMQPENAAA is encoded by the coding sequence ATGAGTGACGGTTTCAAGTCGGGTCATCTGACCCAACAGGACGTGGCGCGGCTTCTGGCCGACCCGTCGCCGAACAGCCGGACCGATCTGGCCGCCAAGCTGGCTCAGCAGTTCGACAGCCCGGTGCTGTCGCAGTCGGAGCGTATGCTGGCGGAGGACATCATCCGCGTGATGGTCACGGACACGGTCCTGCGCGTCCGCCAGACCCTGGCCGAGAATCTGAAATCCAGCCCGTCCCTGCCGCGCGACGTCGCCCTGACCCTGGCCCGCGATGTGGAGGCGGTGGCGATCCCGGTGTTGAGCGTCTCCACCGTGCTGACCCCGGCCGATCTGGTCGAGATCGTGCGGACCGGTGCGGAGGCGAAGAGCACCGCCATCGCCCAACGCCCGACCGTGCCGGCCGTGGTCGCCGACGCGCTGATCGAAAGCGGGTCCGAACACGCGGTCGCGGCGCTGGTCGCCAACGAGGGGGCGGAACTCGGCGAGCAGAGCCTGGGCCGCGTCATCGACCGCTTCGGCGCCAGCGAGGCGGTGCAGGACCCGCTGGTCCACCGCTCCAAGCTGCCGATCACCATCGCCGAACGTCTGGTCGCCGTCGTGTCGGAACGGCTGCGCCAGCATCTGGTCTCGCACCACGAACTGCCGTCGAAGGTCGCGTCGGAGCTGATCCTGCAAAGCCGTGAACGGGCGACCGTCGCCCTGTTCACCGGGGAGAGCGACGAAGGGGCGCTGGACCGTCTGGTGACTCAGCTTGCCCGCACCGGCCGCCTGACGCCGTCGCTGCTGGTCCGCTCGCTGTGCACCGGCGACATCGCCTTCTTCGAGATGGCGATGTCGCGCATGGCGAATGTGCCGCTGACCAACGCCCGTCTGCTGATCCACGATGCCGGACGGCTGGGGCTGAAGTCGCTGTATGACAAGGCGAAGCTGCCGCCGGCCCTGCTGCCGGCCTGCCGCATTGCCATCGACGTGCTGAAGGAAACTCCCTATGACGGCGAACCCGGCGACCGCGAGCGTCACCGCCGCCGCGTCATCGAGCGCATCCTGACCCAGTACGAGGATCTGGCGCCGGAAGATTTGGAGTTCCTGCTGGCGAAGCTGGGCGACATGATGCAGCCGGAAAACGCCGCGGCGTGA
- a CDS encoding histidine kinase dimerization/phospho-acceptor domain-containing protein has translation MTDPIFFAEPASPPGGGPADIVRRLERRIAELEAALRQSEARAGEARFRSLLRTAASIILVLGDDGRVLEANRDAERAFGLEAGTAIGRPWTEMMGEQQAGAFAAQLKVAAEGMGVRNFEQALREQDCMSERVLLWNLNRLPEADGAPTGILCVGQDITRRKRAELALRQARDELEMRVAERTRALMQEVQERRRAEQALIQAKEQAELANRAKSEFLANMSHELRTPLNAIIGFSSMMESEIVGPLGHPKYLDYAKVIGKSSQHLLAVISDILDVAKIEAGKLEMHPQPMDVRDAVESSLLLIAERAEEGGLTLTQDIAPETPACWATRCG, from the coding sequence GTGACCGATCCGATCTTCTTCGCCGAGCCGGCCTCACCGCCGGGAGGTGGCCCGGCCGACATTGTCCGCCGGTTGGAACGCCGCATCGCCGAGTTGGAAGCCGCACTGCGCCAGAGCGAGGCGCGGGCCGGGGAGGCGCGCTTCCGCTCCCTGCTGCGCACGGCTGCCAGCATCATCCTTGTGCTGGGAGACGATGGCCGCGTGCTGGAGGCCAACCGTGATGCCGAACGCGCCTTTGGGCTGGAGGCCGGCACCGCCATCGGCCGCCCCTGGACCGAGATGATGGGGGAGCAGCAGGCCGGCGCCTTCGCCGCCCAGCTCAAGGTCGCCGCCGAGGGGATGGGGGTCCGCAATTTCGAGCAGGCCCTGCGCGAGCAGGACTGCATGAGCGAGCGGGTGCTTCTGTGGAACCTGAACCGGTTGCCGGAGGCCGACGGCGCGCCGACGGGCATTCTCTGCGTCGGCCAGGACATCACCCGGCGCAAGCGGGCGGAACTGGCTCTGCGTCAGGCCCGCGACGAGCTGGAGATGCGGGTGGCGGAGCGTACCCGCGCTTTGATGCAGGAGGTCCAGGAACGCCGCCGCGCCGAACAGGCGCTGATCCAGGCCAAGGAACAGGCCGAACTCGCCAACCGCGCCAAGAGCGAGTTCCTCGCAAACATGAGTCACGAGCTGCGCACGCCGCTGAACGCCATCATCGGCTTTTCCTCGATGATGGAGAGCGAGATCGTCGGGCCGCTCGGCCATCCCAAATACCTCGACTATGCCAAGGTGATCGGCAAGTCGAGCCAGCATCTGCTGGCGGTCATCAGTGACATCCTGGACGTTGCCAAGATCGAGGCCGGCAAGCTGGAAATGCATCCGCAGCCGATGGACGTGCGCGACGCCGTCGAAAGCTCGCTTCTGCTGATCGCCGAACGGGCGGAGGAAGGCGGGCTGACCCTGACCCAGGACATCGCCCCCGAAACCCCCGCCTGCTGGGCGACCCGGTGCGGGTGA
- a CDS encoding ATP-binding protein codes for MKQILLNLLTNAVKFTPTGGSVALRVRPECDRILIEVADSGIGMNADGIAIALQPFGQVDSQLSRRSGGTGLGLPLVRSFVDLLNGTLDIRSREGEGTTVSVRLPVAPPYDGE; via the coding sequence GTGAAGCAAATCCTGCTGAACCTGTTGACCAACGCGGTGAAGTTCACCCCGACCGGCGGCAGCGTCGCCCTGCGGGTCCGCCCGGAATGCGACCGCATCCTGATCGAGGTCGCCGACAGTGGGATCGGCATGAATGCGGACGGCATCGCCATCGCCCTGCAGCCCTTCGGTCAGGTCGACAGTCAACTGTCCCGCCGCTCAGGCGGCACCGGGCTGGGCCTGCCGCTGGTGCGATCCTTCGTCGATCTGCTGAACGGCACGCTGGACATCCGCAGCCGCGAGGGGGAAGGCACGACGGTCAGCGTACGGCTTCCGGTGGCGCCGCCCTACGACGGGGAATAA
- a CDS encoding GNAT family N-acetyltransferase, which produces MRQGPVAQDGDRQDEPLSVAMVFGISGVDPLEWDACAAGKGPFLRHAYLSAAEDSGLAGPDNGWRPAHMIVRNASGRTVGAAPLYLRDRSTDEFWPDQAWVDGFQASGGRYFPKLVMEIPYTPVTGARILLREGASSGVADAMIGSMRSLAHNHGLSSIHVSFPDEEDRARFEEAGWLTRHAVDYEWRNAGYGDFADFTAALSSRRRSVMLWERRKIIESGVRIRDVPGSRIGEADVVVFLDLLADLHARKGRRQALTFDFIMRLCAAFGDAITLTFAEIGGDTIGALLTMEGDGCLHVRNWGAREGAQLVHFEICYYRIVERAIARGLNRVDGGRGGPHKLARGFLPKLSHACHWFLHTNMRRAVAEGLELHNAKVLAAFAQEQARSPFRRHAGR; this is translated from the coding sequence ATGAGACAGGGACCGGTTGCGCAGGACGGCGACCGGCAGGATGAACCGTTGTCGGTCGCGATGGTGTTCGGGATTTCCGGGGTCGATCCGCTGGAATGGGATGCCTGTGCCGCCGGCAAGGGGCCGTTCCTGCGCCATGCCTATCTGAGCGCGGCTGAAGACAGCGGACTGGCCGGCCCGGACAATGGCTGGCGGCCTGCCCATATGATCGTAAGGAATGCGTCTGGCCGGACGGTTGGCGCAGCGCCCCTCTATCTGCGCGACCGGTCCACGGACGAGTTCTGGCCCGATCAGGCCTGGGTCGACGGCTTTCAGGCCTCGGGCGGTCGCTATTTTCCGAAGCTGGTCATGGAGATCCCCTACACGCCGGTGACCGGCGCGCGGATTTTGCTGCGGGAGGGAGCGTCGTCCGGCGTTGCCGATGCCATGATCGGGTCGATGCGTTCGCTGGCCCACAATCATGGCCTGTCTTCCATCCATGTGAGCTTTCCGGACGAAGAAGACCGTGCCCGTTTCGAGGAGGCGGGATGGTTGACCCGCCATGCCGTCGATTACGAGTGGCGGAACGCGGGATATGGCGACTTCGCCGATTTCACCGCCGCCCTGTCGAGCCGTCGGCGTAGCGTGATGCTGTGGGAACGCCGCAAGATCATCGAGAGCGGAGTACGCATCCGCGACGTGCCGGGCAGCCGGATCGGGGAGGCCGATGTCGTGGTGTTCCTGGATTTGCTGGCCGACCTCCATGCCCGCAAGGGACGGCGCCAAGCGCTGACCTTTGATTTCATCATGCGGCTCTGCGCCGCTTTCGGTGACGCCATTACATTGACTTTCGCAGAAATAGGCGGTGATACGATTGGCGCCTTGCTGACCATGGAAGGAGATGGCTGCCTCCATGTCAGAAACTGGGGGGCGAGGGAGGGCGCGCAGCTGGTCCATTTCGAGATCTGCTATTACCGCATTGTCGAACGGGCGATCGCCCGGGGTTTGAACCGGGTGGACGGCGGGCGCGGCGGCCCGCACAAGCTGGCGCGAGGGTTCCTGCCGAAACTCTCCCATGCCTGCCACTGGTTCCTGCACACCAACATGCGCCGCGCGGTGGCGGAAGGGCTGGAACTGCACAACGCCAAGGTTCTCGCCGCCTTCGCGCAGGAGCAGGCCCGCTCGCCGTTCCGCCGGCACGCCGGCCGATAG
- the ade gene encoding adenine deaminase: MTVSRAVGRDDLKTRIGQALGEAKADLVIKNTRFLNVVTGEIAEGDIAVCGEVIVGTYESYDGVEEIDGRGLTVVPGFIDTHVHCESTCVTPQEFDRCVLPRGTTTAICDPHEICNVLGEQGLNYFLDSAGGTALDLFVQLSSCVPATELETSGARLEAPDLIRHMDHPRVLGLAEFMNFPGVFHKVDGVLDKLAAFDGRHIDGHAPLVTGKELNAYLSCGIRNCHETTSADEAMEKLRKGMQVLIRDGSVSKDVHALAEVIGPETSPFLGFCTDDRNPLDIAEEGHMDHLIRSAIRLGAPVAHVYRAATWSAARGFRLYDRGLVAPGHRADLVLLDDLEDCAVNRVIRNGKIVGPHSFDGRPAVTPVGLDSVKLEPVAEEDFAVPAGGSVQSVIGLEPGKILTEHRRIEVPVVGGRMVADPSRDLLKICVFARHGSNRNIGRGFVQGFGFAEGALASSVGHDSHNICVVGASDADMRVAVNRLIELQGGFVAVRNGQVVGELALPLAGLMSLEPFETVEVKLRSLRAAVRAMGCPLAEPFLQLAFLPLPVIPHLKITDRGMVDVDRFELIAA, translated from the coding sequence ATGACGGTCAGCCGGGCAGTGGGGCGGGACGATCTGAAGACGCGCATCGGGCAGGCGCTGGGTGAGGCGAAGGCCGATCTGGTCATCAAGAACACGCGCTTTCTTAACGTCGTCACCGGCGAGATCGCGGAAGGCGACATCGCCGTTTGCGGCGAGGTCATCGTCGGCACCTACGAGTCCTATGACGGGGTGGAGGAGATCGACGGGCGTGGCCTGACCGTGGTTCCGGGCTTCATCGACACTCATGTCCATTGCGAATCCACCTGCGTCACCCCGCAGGAGTTCGACCGCTGCGTCCTGCCCCGCGGCACCACCACCGCCATCTGCGATCCGCACGAGATCTGCAATGTGCTGGGCGAGCAGGGCCTCAACTATTTCCTCGACAGTGCCGGGGGTACGGCGCTCGACCTGTTCGTGCAGCTGTCCTCCTGCGTCCCGGCGACGGAGTTGGAGACCTCCGGCGCCCGGCTGGAGGCGCCGGACCTGATCCGCCACATGGATCATCCGCGCGTGCTGGGGCTGGCGGAATTCATGAATTTTCCCGGCGTCTTCCACAAGGTGGACGGCGTGCTGGACAAGCTGGCCGCCTTCGACGGGCGCCACATCGACGGCCACGCTCCGCTGGTGACGGGGAAGGAACTGAACGCCTATCTGTCCTGCGGCATCCGCAATTGCCACGAGACGACCAGTGCGGATGAGGCGATGGAGAAGCTGCGCAAGGGCATGCAGGTGCTGATTCGCGACGGATCGGTGTCGAAGGACGTCCATGCCCTTGCCGAAGTCATCGGGCCGGAGACCTCGCCATTCCTGGGCTTCTGCACCGACGACCGCAACCCGCTGGACATCGCGGAGGAGGGGCACATGGATCATCTGATCCGCAGCGCCATCCGCCTCGGCGCGCCTGTCGCCCATGTCTATCGTGCCGCCACATGGTCGGCCGCCCGCGGCTTCCGCCTGTACGACCGCGGGTTGGTGGCGCCGGGACATCGCGCCGATCTGGTCCTGCTGGACGATCTGGAGGACTGCGCGGTCAACCGCGTCATCCGCAACGGCAAGATCGTCGGGCCGCACAGCTTCGACGGTCGCCCGGCGGTGACGCCGGTGGGCCTTGATTCGGTGAAGCTGGAGCCGGTTGCCGAGGAGGATTTCGCCGTGCCGGCCGGTGGTTCGGTCCAGTCGGTGATCGGGCTGGAGCCGGGCAAGATCCTGACCGAACACCGGCGGATCGAGGTGCCCGTGGTGGGCGGCCGGATGGTGGCCGATCCGTCGCGCGACCTGTTGAAAATCTGCGTCTTCGCCCGCCACGGCAGCAACCGCAATATCGGCCGCGGCTTCGTCCAGGGGTTTGGTTTCGCGGAAGGTGCGCTGGCCTCGTCGGTCGGTCATGACAGCCACAACATCTGCGTGGTCGGGGCGAGCGACGCCGACATGCGCGTCGCGGTCAACCGCCTGATCGAACTGCAGGGCGGCTTCGTCGCCGTGCGCAACGGGCAGGTGGTCGGCGAATTGGCCCTGCCTCTGGCCGGGCTGATGAGCCTGGAGCCGTTCGAGACGGTGGAGGTGAAGCTGCGCTCCCTGCGCGCCGCCGTCCGCGCCATGGGCTGTCCGCTTGCCGAGCCCTTCCTGCAACTAGCCTTCCTTCCCCTGCCGGTCATCCCGCACCTGAAGATCACCGACCGCGGCATGGTCGATGTGGATCGTTTCGAGCTGATTGCCGCCTGA
- a CDS encoding CocE/NonD family hydrolase, whose translation MTHLAPVIHHSHSLLPVRPPETVSMRTRDGVRLDADLYRPDAAGTWPVLLLRVPCGRRTALTSHYAHPRWYAARGYVVVVQDMRGRGTSDGRFRPFEAEREDGADAVAWAASLPGSSGSVAMYGCGYAGMAQWLALAEAPSALRAVAPAFAGWDVFSDWAYEGGAFRLADAMGWALRTAADAARRVEDGTGHRLLSDAACSLPIDDEIPSRPQALRDYARYTHYDDWLTNPVPGPSWAALSPKAMQDAMSADVSVLQIGGWYDPRLAGMLDAHDRFAASQRSPVRLVVGPWGADGPAAAPGQAPTLDTLQLAWFDRVLKGEGGDRGGPVRLHDVETGRWHDLSNLSAAKTVLHLASDGLANRQGGRLELEMPDLEALDVVVHDPRTPVPTVGGHAVPDAAGRPDRATVDRRPDVATYTSLPLDEPLMLAGRVALDVWVEADAPSFDVSAVLSVLRPDGQVLPLTQGHARVEPGDPTRPLTIAMRAACATLAPGSALRLSLAGSCFPAYPVNPGTGAEPGETRRVDALPITLLIHSGPDRPSRLRLPAGPAV comes from the coding sequence ATGACCCATCTGGCCCCGGTGATCCACCACTCCCACAGCCTGCTGCCGGTCCGGCCGCCGGAAACCGTGTCGATGCGGACACGGGACGGCGTGCGGCTGGATGCCGATCTCTACCGGCCCGACGCGGCCGGCACATGGCCGGTGCTTCTCCTGCGCGTCCCCTGTGGCCGGCGCACCGCACTGACCAGCCACTACGCCCATCCGCGCTGGTATGCGGCGCGCGGCTATGTGGTGGTGGTGCAGGACATGCGCGGCCGCGGCACCTCCGACGGCCGCTTCCGTCCCTTCGAGGCGGAGCGGGAGGATGGCGCCGATGCCGTTGCCTGGGCCGCCTCCCTGCCGGGATCGTCGGGATCTGTGGCGATGTACGGCTGCGGCTATGCCGGAATGGCGCAATGGCTGGCGTTGGCGGAAGCGCCCTCGGCCCTGCGTGCGGTGGCGCCGGCCTTCGCCGGGTGGGACGTCTTTTCCGACTGGGCCTATGAGGGCGGGGCTTTCCGGTTGGCCGACGCCATGGGCTGGGCCTTGCGCACCGCGGCCGACGCCGCGCGGCGGGTCGAGGACGGAACCGGGCATCGGCTGCTGTCGGACGCGGCGTGCAGCCTGCCCATCGACGACGAGATCCCGTCGCGGCCGCAGGCCCTGCGCGATTACGCCCGCTACACCCATTACGACGACTGGTTGACCAATCCGGTGCCCGGCCCGTCCTGGGCCGCGCTGTCGCCCAAGGCGATGCAGGACGCCATGTCGGCCGACGTGTCGGTCCTGCAGATCGGCGGCTGGTACGACCCGCGTCTGGCCGGCATGCTGGATGCCCATGATCGTTTCGCCGCAAGCCAGAGGTCACCGGTGCGGCTGGTCGTCGGCCCCTGGGGCGCCGATGGACCCGCCGCCGCGCCGGGACAGGCGCCGACGCTCGACACGCTGCAACTGGCGTGGTTCGACCGGGTGCTGAAGGGCGAGGGAGGCGACCGCGGCGGTCCGGTCCGCCTGCACGATGTCGAAACCGGACGCTGGCACGACCTGTCCAACCTGTCGGCGGCCAAAACTGTCCTGCATCTGGCCAGCGACGGCCTCGCCAACCGTCAGGGTGGGCGGCTGGAGTTGGAAATGCCCGATCTGGAGGCGCTCGACGTGGTGGTGCACGACCCGCGCACGCCGGTGCCGACGGTGGGTGGCCATGCGGTGCCGGATGCTGCCGGGCGTCCCGACCGCGCCACCGTCGACCGCCGCCCGGACGTCGCGACCTACACCAGCCTGCCGCTGGACGAGCCGCTGATGCTGGCCGGGCGGGTGGCGCTGGATGTGTGGGTGGAGGCCGATGCGCCATCCTTCGATGTCAGCGCCGTTCTGTCGGTCCTACGGCCCGACGGGCAGGTGCTGCCGTTGACCCAGGGCCATGCGCGGGTGGAGCCGGGCGATCCGACCCGTCCGCTGACCATCGCCATGCGGGCGGCCTGCGCCACGCTCGCGCCGGGATCAGCCTTGCGCCTCAGCCTTGCCGGGTCCTGTTTCCCGGCCTATCCGGTCAATCCCGGCACCGGGGCGGAGCCGGGCGAGACCCGCCGCGTCGATGCGCTGCCGATCACCCTGCTGATCCACAGCGGTCCAGACCGGCCGTCGCGCCTGCGCCTGCCGGCCGGACCGGCGGTTTAG
- a CDS encoding Fic family protein, whose translation MALLDEIAEKKRALDAARPLPQEVVHGIADRFELDLTVAAAALEEIPLKRADVKAILERGSILRHRGVEEQRFVLNHRAALELMARLSFDPSGAVTERTVTAFHSVLYRGIEDEAGKYRDGPPKDDPAETAPDPAKLRVSMSALSTWMRKSDAGPDTAFEAHHRLSAIRPFHAGNRATALLLCNLILNRAGYPPVVVQADDRGLYLDLVERAWSVGDKTPFRDLMMRFLSQSLDFCLESAGKGEDDANGDEAP comes from the coding sequence ATGGCCCTGCTCGACGAGATCGCGGAGAAGAAACGGGCGCTGGACGCCGCGCGTCCCCTGCCGCAGGAGGTCGTGCATGGCATCGCCGACCGGTTCGAGCTGGATCTGACCGTCGCCGCCGCGGCGCTGGAGGAAATTCCGCTCAAGCGCGCGGACGTCAAAGCGATCCTGGAGCGCGGCAGCATCCTGCGCCACCGCGGGGTGGAGGAGCAGCGCTTCGTCCTGAACCACCGCGCGGCGCTGGAACTGATGGCCCGGCTGTCCTTCGATCCGTCGGGCGCCGTCACCGAACGCACCGTCACCGCCTTCCACAGCGTGCTCTATCGCGGGATCGAGGATGAGGCCGGGAAGTACCGCGACGGTCCGCCGAAGGACGACCCGGCGGAGACCGCACCCGACCCGGCCAAGCTGCGCGTGTCGATGTCGGCGCTGTCGACCTGGATGCGCAAGTCGGACGCCGGCCCCGACACCGCCTTCGAGGCTCATCACCGGCTGAGCGCCATCCGCCCCTTCCATGCCGGCAACCGGGCGACGGCGCTGCTGCTGTGCAATCTGATCCTGAACCGCGCCGGCTACCCGCCGGTTGTGGTCCAGGCCGACGACCGCGGCCTGTATCTGGACCTCGTCGAGCGGGCCTGGTCGGTCGGCGACAAGACGCCCTTTCGCGACCTGATGATGCGATTCCTGTCCCAGAGCCTGGATTTCTGCCTGGAATCGGCGGGCAAAGGCGAAGACGACGCGAACGGGGACGAGGCTCCCTAA
- a CDS encoding bacteriohemerythrin: MSYVVWDKSMSVGVPVLDDEHRRLLDLFNGLLESGITPANREELSSLLASLRDYVAVHFAREEAMMERCGYPELDGHLAAHRYFADEVEKLARDFDGDNPTMLRMDLILLLKDWFVEHIQQTDSLYKPYVVEKV, translated from the coding sequence ATGAGCTACGTCGTTTGGGACAAGTCCATGAGCGTCGGCGTGCCCGTGCTCGACGACGAGCACCGGCGCCTTCTCGACCTGTTCAACGGTCTGCTGGAAAGCGGCATCACCCCCGCCAACCGGGAGGAGCTGTCCAGTCTGCTCGCCAGCCTCCGCGACTATGTCGCCGTCCATTTCGCACGGGAGGAGGCGATGATGGAACGCTGCGGCTATCCCGAACTGGACGGCCACCTCGCCGCCCACCGCTATTTCGCCGACGAGGTGGAAAAGCTGGCCCGCGATTTCGACGGGGACAATCCCACGATGCTGCGCATGGACCTGATCCTGCTGCTGAAGGACTGGTTCGTGGAGCACATCCAGCAGACCGACAGCCTGTACAAGCCCTATGTGGTGGAGAAGGTGTAG